The Archangium lipolyticum genome has a window encoding:
- a CDS encoding aldo/keto reductase — translation MQKRKLGRGLEVSALGLGCMGMSFFYGPPKDTAEMTKLLRAAVDRGVTFFDTAEVYGPFLNEELVGAALAPVRDQVVIATKFGIKHGENGPSPLSGVDSRPEQIRRVTDASLKRLRTDRIDLLYQHRVDPEVPIEDVAGTVKDLIAEGKVKHFGLSEAGAATIRRAHAVHPVTALQSEYSLWMREHEAEIIPTLEELGIGLVPYSPLGKGFLTGKMDASTPLADDDLRRLLPRFSQDAMEANQALVSLLQQIADDKRATPAQIALAWVLAQKPWFVPIPGTTKLHRLEENLGALDVELTQGDLQRIEEASAKIRIQGARVPERLQTQFGR, via the coding sequence ATTCAAAAGCGCAAGCTTGGACGGGGACTGGAAGTATCGGCTCTCGGCCTCGGCTGTATGGGCATGAGCTTCTTCTACGGTCCGCCCAAGGACACCGCGGAAATGACGAAGCTGCTGCGCGCGGCGGTTGACCGCGGCGTAACGTTCTTCGACACCGCAGAAGTCTACGGACCTTTTCTCAACGAGGAGTTGGTCGGTGCGGCACTTGCGCCAGTGCGCGACCAGGTGGTGATCGCCACCAAGTTCGGCATCAAGCACGGCGAGAACGGGCCGAGCCCGCTGTCGGGGGTTGACAGCCGACCCGAGCAGATACGTCGAGTGACGGACGCATCTCTGAAGCGTCTGCGGACCGACAGAATCGACCTGCTCTACCAGCATCGTGTCGACCCAGAGGTGCCCATCGAGGACGTAGCCGGCACCGTGAAGGACCTGATCGCCGAAGGGAAGGTCAAGCACTTTGGCCTATCGGAGGCCGGCGCGGCGACGATCCGCCGCGCGCACGCCGTGCATCCCGTGACGGCGTTGCAGAGCGAATACTCGCTCTGGATGCGAGAGCATGAGGCCGAAATCATTCCGACTCTAGAAGAGCTGGGCATCGGGCTGGTGCCCTACAGCCCCCTTGGGAAAGGCTTTCTGACCGGCAAGATGGACGCCAGCACGCCGTTGGCCGACGACGACCTCCGCCGGCTACTGCCGCGCTTCTCCCAGGACGCGATGGAGGCGAACCAAGCGCTAGTCAGCCTGCTCCAGCAAATCGCCGACGACAAGCGAGCCACGCCGGCCCAGATTGCTCTTGCCTGGGTGCTGGCCCAGAAGCCTTGGTTCGTTCCAATCCCTGGCACTACGAAGTTGCACCGGTTGGAAGAGAACTTGGGCGCGCTCGACGTCGAGCTGACGCAGGGCGACTTGCAGCGCATCGAGGAGGCCTCAGCTAAAATTCGTATTCAGGGCGCGCGCGTGCCCGAACGGCTCCAGACTCAGTTTGGACGATAA
- a CDS encoding aldo/keto reductase yields MRYRLFGRTGLYVSELCFGAMTFGGKGFYEPIGKTAQAEADELVSISLESGINFFDTADVYSEGESEKILGKALGARRKDVVLATKVRGKVGTGPNQQGLSRAHIMSSIEGSLKRLGTDWVDLYQIHGFDPVTPFDETLRALDDVVRSGKVRYVGCSNLAAWQLAKANGIAARHGWARFESLQAHYTIATRDLERELVPLLNDAQMGLMVWSPLSGGLLSGKHGRDGKGPDGSRRASFDFPPVNKDRAFDCIDAMRKIGDAKGASVACVALAWLLAKPHVSAIIVGAKNEEQLRDNLKASDFVLDPAEIAELDKVSALPAEYPGWMIEFLGNLGRAPKNAR; encoded by the coding sequence ATGCGTTATAGACTGTTCGGCCGCACTGGCCTTTACGTCTCGGAACTCTGTTTCGGAGCGATGACATTCGGCGGGAAGGGCTTCTACGAGCCCATTGGTAAGACGGCCCAGGCCGAGGCCGACGAACTCGTGTCAATCTCGCTCGAGAGCGGCATCAATTTCTTCGACACCGCTGACGTCTACTCCGAGGGCGAGTCCGAGAAGATCCTCGGCAAGGCCCTCGGCGCGCGTCGCAAAGACGTCGTGCTCGCCACGAAGGTGCGCGGCAAGGTCGGCACTGGTCCGAACCAGCAGGGCCTCTCCCGCGCTCACATCATGAGCTCCATCGAGGGCAGCCTGAAGCGCCTCGGGACCGACTGGGTCGATCTCTACCAGATTCACGGCTTCGACCCGGTGACCCCCTTCGACGAGACACTGCGCGCCCTCGACGACGTTGTCCGTTCTGGCAAGGTGCGTTACGTCGGCTGCTCGAATCTCGCAGCATGGCAGCTCGCCAAGGCCAACGGCATCGCGGCGCGCCATGGTTGGGCTCGCTTCGAGTCATTGCAAGCCCACTACACGATCGCCACCCGCGATCTCGAACGCGAACTCGTGCCTCTACTGAACGACGCGCAGATGGGGCTCATGGTATGGAGCCCGCTCTCCGGGGGCCTGCTGTCCGGAAAGCATGGTCGTGACGGCAAAGGCCCTGACGGCTCGCGCCGAGCCAGCTTCGACTTCCCGCCCGTCAACAAGGACCGCGCCTTCGACTGCATCGACGCGATGCGGAAGATTGGCGACGCCAAGGGCGCGAGCGTCGCATGCGTCGCGCTTGCGTGGCTGCTCGCAAAGCCCCACGTCTCTGCGATCATTGTCGGCGCGAAGAACGAGGAGCAGCTCAGGGACAACCTGAAGGCGAGCGACTTCGTGCTCGACCCCGCCGAGATCGCCGAGCTCGACAAGGTGAGCGCACTGCCCGCCGAATACCCGGGCTGGATGATCGAGTTCCTAGGCAACCTAGGCAGAGCGCCGAAGAACGCTCGCTAA
- a CDS encoding TetR/AcrR family transcriptional regulator, with translation MPRTGSSPAELKTRAIDVALARIRTQGFEKVRLTDIARELGISHVALYAYFESKEALLDAVLERWLGETTSELEKVCASNRKASQKLEQWFVAQYAMKRDRALNDRETYAAFETATAVKKPFVRAYLEQRTKQLVGLLEEAGDPSPQRHAEVLLDGTAGFFHPRLILETAEKNREPELKRVLQTLLRGLAAAK, from the coding sequence ATGCCTCGAACCGGATCGTCCCCCGCTGAGCTGAAGACCCGCGCCATCGACGTCGCGCTCGCGCGCATCCGCACCCAGGGGTTCGAGAAGGTTCGGCTGACCGACATCGCCCGCGAGCTGGGGATCAGTCACGTCGCGCTCTACGCGTACTTCGAGAGCAAGGAGGCGCTCCTCGACGCGGTGCTCGAGCGGTGGCTGGGGGAGACGACCTCTGAGCTCGAGAAGGTCTGCGCGTCGAATCGAAAGGCGTCGCAGAAGCTCGAACAGTGGTTCGTCGCCCAGTACGCGATGAAGCGAGACCGGGCGCTGAACGATCGCGAGACCTATGCAGCGTTCGAGACGGCCACCGCGGTGAAGAAGCCGTTCGTGCGGGCGTACCTCGAGCAGCGGACCAAGCAGCTCGTCGGTCTGCTAGAGGAAGCCGGAGACCCATCACCGCAGCGCCACGCCGAAGTGCTCCTCGACGGCACGGCGGGGTTCTTCCATCCGCGCTTGATCCTCGAGACCGCGGAGAAGAATCGCGAGCCCGAGCTCAAGCGGGTGCTGCAGACGCTGCTGCGCGGGCTCGCCGCCGCGAAATGA
- a CDS encoding aldo/keto reductase — translation MADSRTLGNGGPVVFPIALGSEALAHGDGMRVLHEAIERGVELLDTADFYGAGGDEQLIGRAIEGRRDKVKLSVKFGGLRSPDGTFVGLDARPTSVKNFLSYSLKRLGVDHIDVYRPARLDPVVPIEDTIGAIADLVKAGYVRHIGLSEMGADTLRRAHAVHPISDLQIEYSLFSRKPEQSVFPVLSELGIGVTAYGVLAHGLLSGKARPADRTGHRAHLPWFHPGNFEQNVKLVDALSRIAAEKAAATSQLAIAWALARRKDLVPVVGARTVAQLSETLAALSIELSAEDLARIEAAVPQEAVAGTRYLPRLMELLDSEREPRGLR, via the coding sequence ATGGCGGATTCGAGAACGCTGGGCAACGGCGGACCGGTGGTCTTTCCCATCGCGCTCGGCTCGGAGGCGCTCGCCCACGGGGACGGCATGCGGGTGCTCCACGAGGCGATCGAGCGCGGAGTCGAGCTGCTCGACACCGCCGATTTCTACGGCGCGGGCGGTGACGAGCAGCTGATCGGCAGGGCGATCGAGGGCCGTCGCGACAAGGTGAAGCTGTCGGTGAAGTTCGGAGGGCTTCGCTCTCCCGACGGGACGTTCGTCGGTCTCGATGCGCGGCCGACGTCGGTGAAGAACTTCCTCTCGTATTCACTCAAGCGGCTGGGCGTCGATCACATCGACGTCTATCGCCCGGCTCGGCTCGATCCGGTGGTGCCCATCGAAGACACCATCGGTGCCATCGCCGACCTGGTGAAGGCCGGGTACGTGCGGCACATCGGACTGTCCGAGATGGGCGCGGACACCCTCCGCCGTGCGCATGCCGTGCATCCGATCAGCGACCTGCAGATCGAATACTCGCTGTTCAGTCGCAAGCCCGAGCAGAGCGTCTTTCCCGTGTTGAGCGAGCTCGGCATCGGGGTGACGGCGTACGGGGTGCTCGCGCACGGCCTCCTGAGCGGCAAGGCGAGACCTGCGGACCGGACAGGGCATCGAGCGCACCTGCCGTGGTTCCACCCGGGGAACTTCGAGCAGAACGTGAAGCTCGTCGACGCGCTGTCGAGGATCGCGGCCGAGAAGGCGGCCGCCACGTCGCAGCTGGCGATCGCCTGGGCGCTGGCGCGGCGGAAGGACCTGGTGCCGGTCGTCGGCGCGCGGACCGTGGCCCAGCTCTCGGAGACCCTGGCGGCGCTGAGCATCGAGCTCAGTGCGGAAGACCTTGCGAGGATTGAGGCCGCCGTTCCGCAAGAGGCAGTCGCTGGAACGCGGTACCTGCCACGGTTGATGGAGCTGCTCGACAGCGAACGTGAGCCGCGAGGTCTCCGATGA
- a CDS encoding quinone oxidoreductase family protein: protein MKAIRVETNGGPEVLTLRSIDLPSEPGPGQVLVRVVVAGVNFMDVGQRRGTSPRVVPFTPGVEGSGVVEAVGEGVAHLKVKDRVAFVAFTSQPGAYSEYTVVDASRVIPLPDDFTFEQGAAFPLQGITAQYLINEFRHPTRGDFVLVHAAAGGVGALLVQWARHLGATVIGTVSSQAKAQEARALGAHHVILYTEHDFAAETKELTGGHGADLVLDGVGGTTCMGNLDAVAVRGSIVYFGASSGLPKPIDVFPLLVQKSISVSGASLAQLRTSEELHRRANEVIAGLREGWLELTVGGVFPLARAEQAHRALESRTSTGKLLLAVAEQSSR, encoded by the coding sequence ATGAAGGCGATCCGCGTGGAGACCAACGGTGGCCCGGAAGTCCTCACGCTGAGATCGATCGACCTGCCTTCGGAGCCCGGTCCCGGCCAGGTTCTGGTGCGGGTCGTGGTGGCCGGAGTCAACTTCATGGACGTCGGGCAGCGGCGCGGGACCTCCCCTCGCGTCGTGCCGTTCACGCCCGGGGTCGAGGGTTCGGGAGTCGTCGAGGCGGTGGGAGAGGGCGTCGCCCACCTGAAGGTGAAAGACCGGGTCGCGTTCGTCGCGTTCACGAGCCAGCCGGGCGCCTACTCCGAGTACACCGTCGTCGATGCGAGCCGAGTCATCCCTCTTCCCGATGACTTCACGTTCGAGCAGGGAGCGGCGTTTCCGCTTCAGGGAATCACCGCCCAATACCTCATCAACGAATTCCGCCACCCGACGCGTGGCGACTTCGTTCTCGTTCATGCGGCGGCCGGCGGTGTGGGGGCGCTCCTCGTGCAGTGGGCCAGGCACCTGGGCGCCACGGTCATCGGAACGGTGTCGAGCCAGGCGAAGGCGCAGGAGGCGCGAGCGCTCGGTGCTCACCACGTCATCCTCTACACCGAGCACGACTTCGCCGCGGAGACGAAGGAGCTCACCGGCGGACATGGCGCGGATCTCGTCCTCGACGGCGTCGGTGGGACCACCTGTATGGGCAACCTCGATGCGGTCGCCGTCCGCGGGTCCATCGTCTACTTCGGAGCCTCGAGCGGCCTTCCGAAACCGATCGACGTCTTCCCACTCCTCGTGCAGAAATCGATCTCCGTCAGCGGCGCCAGCCTGGCGCAACTGCGTACGTCCGAAGAGCTTCACCGCCGCGCGAACGAGGTCATCGCGGGACTTCGCGAGGGCTGGCTCGAGCTGACCGTCGGAGGCGTCTTCCCACTCGCGCGGGCGGAGCAGGCACATCGGGCGCTCGAGAGCCGAACGTCGACAGGGAAGCTGCTGTTGGCGGTGGCCGAGCAGTCGTCGCGGTAG
- a CDS encoding MFS transporter produces the protein MDSERLPIAGLLALATAGFITILTEALPAGLLPQMSAGLAVPESLVGQLVTVYAIGSLVAAIPLTAATRGWRRRPLLLTAIGGFALVNTLTAFSTHYALTLGARFFAGVFAGLLWALLAGYASRMAPDHLRGRAIAIAMVGTPLALSLGVPAGTFLGAAVGWRYTFKLMSILTLILIGWVLWKVPDFPGQGTDKRLPLSKVFAIPGVKAVLFVTLAFVLAHNVLYTYIAPFLVPAGLAGDIDVILFVFGVAALVGIWLIGTLIDRWLRELVLGSTLLFVLGSIAMGVWGNVPGVLQAGVALWGLAFGGAATLFQTASANAAGEAADVAQSMIVTAWNLAIAGGGLLGGVLLETLGVASFPWALVVLLLATLMVAWRAERHGFPPVPRP, from the coding sequence TTGGATTCCGAGCGTCTGCCCATCGCCGGACTCCTCGCCCTGGCGACGGCCGGATTCATCACCATCCTCACCGAAGCCCTTCCCGCAGGACTGCTGCCACAGATGAGCGCGGGCCTCGCGGTTCCAGAGTCTCTCGTCGGGCAACTCGTCACCGTCTATGCAATCGGCTCGCTGGTCGCGGCGATCCCACTGACCGCCGCGACACGCGGATGGCGGCGGCGCCCGTTATTGCTGACGGCCATAGGTGGTTTTGCTCTCGTCAACACCCTCACGGCGTTTTCGACCCACTACGCACTCACCCTTGGCGCGCGGTTCTTCGCCGGTGTCTTCGCTGGATTGCTGTGGGCGCTGCTCGCTGGCTACGCCAGCCGGATGGCGCCGGACCACCTGAGAGGCCGCGCGATTGCCATCGCGATGGTCGGCACCCCGCTCGCGCTCTCCCTGGGCGTTCCCGCCGGCACCTTCCTCGGCGCTGCCGTCGGCTGGCGATACACGTTCAAGCTCATGAGCATCCTCACGCTGATCCTGATCGGCTGGGTGCTCTGGAAGGTGCCCGATTTCCCCGGACAGGGGACCGACAAGCGGCTTCCCCTCTCCAAGGTATTCGCCATTCCTGGCGTGAAGGCAGTGCTCTTCGTCACGCTCGCCTTCGTGCTCGCCCACAATGTCCTCTACACCTACATCGCGCCGTTCCTCGTCCCCGCGGGTCTCGCGGGAGACATCGACGTCATATTGTTCGTCTTCGGCGTCGCGGCGCTCGTCGGCATCTGGCTCATCGGGACGTTGATCGACCGCTGGCTGCGTGAGCTCGTGCTGGGCAGCACCTTGCTCTTCGTTCTGGGGTCCATCGCGATGGGCGTCTGGGGAAACGTGCCCGGCGTGCTCCAGGCGGGGGTCGCCCTGTGGGGACTTGCCTTCGGTGGCGCCGCGACCTTGTTCCAGACCGCCTCCGCCAACGCGGCAGGTGAGGCCGCGGACGTTGCTCAGTCGATGATCGTCACCGCCTGGAACCTCGCCATTGCCGGTGGCGGCTTGTTGGGCGGCGTCCTCCTCGAAACGCTCGGCGTCGCCTCCTTCCCCTGGGCATTGGTCGTGCTGCTGCTCGCAACGCTGATGGTGGCCTGGCGAGCCGAGCGCCACGGCTTTCCCCCAGTGCCCCGCCCATGA
- a CDS encoding LysR family transcriptional regulator produces MGRRSESKVVSVLEWAGLASFAVLLEIMGRLRKLFEKNLSSPSWAKNRLGFRIYRTRMSAMVVTEMDSLGALSAFVQAAESRSFTIAGRQLGVSSSAIGKAVARLEERLGVRLFHRSTRSISLTPEGALFLDRCRRIFCEIEAAELELSQTTTAPRGKLRVSLPLVGMLLMPVIGDFMRAHPEVELDLDFTDRLVDVIDEGFDAVVRTGESGDSRLMSRTLGTFSHRVVGAPGYFARKGVPRKPEDLRAHACLHHKYPSTGKLERWPLRRGRTDIEVDLPTTAVTSTLEPLIYMAEQGFGIACLPLFTIRRQLDDGTLVTVLDDYIHDVGTFRILWPSSRHPSPKVKAFVDFMAKRLFQNSTTSANRK; encoded by the coding sequence ATGGGCAGACGCTCGGAATCCAAGGTCGTCTCGGTTCTGGAATGGGCTGGGCTGGCGTCGTTCGCTGTCTTGCTCGAGATCATGGGCCGCCTGAGGAAGTTGTTCGAGAAGAACTTAAGTTCCCCCTCATGGGCGAAAAACAGGCTAGGATTCCGAATATATCGGACACGGATGTCCGCAATGGTGGTGACAGAAATGGACAGCCTCGGAGCGCTGAGCGCCTTCGTTCAGGCGGCGGAATCCCGCAGTTTCACGATCGCGGGGCGGCAACTGGGCGTCTCTTCATCGGCGATCGGCAAGGCCGTTGCGCGGCTGGAAGAGAGGCTCGGCGTACGTCTGTTCCACCGCAGCACGCGCAGCATCTCGCTCACGCCCGAAGGCGCCCTGTTCCTCGATCGGTGTCGGCGTATCTTCTGTGAGATCGAAGCGGCGGAGCTGGAGCTGTCACAAACCACCACCGCGCCACGCGGCAAGCTACGTGTCAGCCTGCCGCTGGTCGGAATGCTGTTGATGCCAGTGATTGGCGATTTCATGCGGGCCCATCCCGAGGTCGAGCTGGACCTCGACTTCACGGACCGGCTCGTGGACGTGATCGACGAGGGGTTCGATGCGGTGGTGCGCACCGGAGAGAGCGGCGACTCCCGCTTGATGTCCCGTACTCTCGGGACGTTCTCCCACCGGGTGGTGGGAGCTCCAGGTTACTTCGCGCGGAAGGGTGTTCCGCGAAAGCCGGAGGATTTGAGAGCCCACGCCTGCCTGCACCATAAATATCCCTCGACCGGAAAGCTGGAACGCTGGCCGCTTCGCCGCGGGCGTACCGACATCGAGGTCGACCTTCCCACGACCGCCGTGACGAGCACGCTGGAGCCGTTGATCTACATGGCAGAACAAGGATTCGGCATCGCCTGCCTGCCGCTTTTCACCATTCGCCGCCAACTGGACGATGGCACACTCGTCACCGTGCTCGACGACTACATCCACGATGTCGGCACATTTCGGATTCTATGGCCGTCGAGCCGGCATCCATCGCCGAAGGTAAAAGCCTTCGTGGACTTCATGGCGAAGCGGCTGTTCCAGAACAGCACCACGAGCGCGAATCGGAAGTGA
- a CDS encoding DUF692 domain-containing protein, which produces MWLSVLTAAWQTRQEAWIEHLAQECRRRPYRHVSEHFGFTAAGPFTRSTMLPVPYCTAAVDIGRDRLERLRAATGGPVGLEVLANTLAPVDALHQGPFLDAVLTPTDGFLVLDVHNVWAQAVNTGLPPELLLETYPLECVRELHLSGGSWGRALGTGDSRPVIRRAVRLVLPPRGFAGWRWRRP; this is translated from the coding sequence GTGTGGCTGTCGGTGCTGACTGCCGCCTGGCAGACCCGGCAGGAGGCGTGGATTGAGCATCTCGCCCAGGAGTGCCGCCGCCGCCCCTACCGCCATGTCTCCGAGCACTTCGGTTTCACCGCCGCGGGGCCGTTCACCCGCAGCACCATGCTGCCCGTGCCGTATTGCACAGCCGCCGTGGACATCGGCCGCGACCGGCTCGAACGGCTGCGCGCCGCCACCGGCGGCCCCGTCGGTCTCGAGGTGCTGGCCAACACCCTCGCCCCTGTCGATGCGCTCCACCAGGGCCCGTTCCTCGACGCCGTGCTGACCCCCACTGATGGCTTCCTGGTGCTCGACGTCCACAACGTGTGGGCCCAGGCGGTCAACACCGGCCTGCCTCCAGAGCTCCTGCTCGAAACCTATCCGCTGGAGTGCGTCCGGGAGCTCCACCTCTCGGGCGGGAGCTGGGGCCGCGCGCTCGGCACCGGGGACTCCAGGCCCGTTATACGCCGAGCTGTGCGTCTCGTCCTTCCCCCTCGTGGTTTCGCAGGTTGGCGGTGGAGACGTCCGTGA
- a CDS encoding RCC1 domain-containing protein yields the protein MAKQTTVVSLTLQEINPAAPFENAAPVIAALSAAPGNVEPAGTVTLNATATDANPGDTRTYAWSAPSGSFAQPSSPATTWTAPASAALVPLTVTVTVTDSKGAQGRVSFNVNVNSGRGDATTNASLNTWPQVGNISASATALEVNESTTVSATASDNDGDTLGYSWAASCPGTWSNATPTLTATVSNALGASATHSFTVTGLPECASQVAPALTVGIYYTLVVRQDGTVWTWGDNRFGQLGDGTLTNRNSPGRVPGLSGVTVLSAGQYHTVALRQDGTVWTWGRNQTGELGDGTTTYRSSPVQVPAF from the coding sequence GTGGCGAAGCAGACGACAGTGGTGTCGCTCACGCTGCAGGAAATCAACCCGGCGGCGCCCTTCGAGAATGCCGCGCCCGTCATCGCCGCGCTGTCGGCGGCGCCCGGCAACGTGGAGCCCGCGGGCACGGTGACGCTCAATGCCACCGCCACGGATGCCAACCCGGGCGACACCCGCACGTACGCCTGGAGCGCGCCCTCGGGCAGCTTCGCCCAGCCGAGCAGCCCCGCCACCACCTGGACGGCGCCCGCCTCGGCCGCCCTCGTGCCGCTGACGGTGACGGTGACGGTGACGGACTCCAAGGGCGCGCAGGGCAGGGTGAGCTTCAACGTCAACGTCAACTCAGGCAGGGGAGATGCCACCACCAACGCCTCCCTCAACACCTGGCCGCAGGTGGGTAACATCTCCGCCAGCGCCACCGCCCTGGAGGTGAATGAGTCCACCACGGTGTCCGCCACCGCGTCCGACAACGACGGCGACACGCTGGGCTACAGCTGGGCGGCCTCCTGCCCCGGCACGTGGAGCAACGCCACCCCCACGCTCACCGCCACCGTTTCCAACGCCCTGGGCGCCTCGGCTACCCACTCCTTCACCGTGACGGGCCTGCCCGAGTGTGCGTCCCAGGTGGCCCCCGCCCTCACCGTGGGCATCTACTACACGCTGGTGGTGCGCCAGGACGGCACCGTCTGGACCTGGGGTGACAACCGCTTCGGCCAGCTTGGGGATGGGACACTCACCAACCGCAACTCCCCAGGGCGGGTGCCGGGCCTCAGCGGCGTCACCGTCCTCTCCGCGGGCCAGTACCACACGGTGGCGCTGCGCCAGGACGGCACCGTCTGGACCTGGGGCCGCAACCAAACCGGCGAGCTCGGGGATGGGACCACCACCTACCGCTCCTCCCCGGTGCAGGTGCCGGCCTTCTGA